One genomic region from Anaerolineae bacterium encodes:
- the tsaB gene encoding tRNA (adenosine(37)-N6)-threonylcarbamoyltransferase complex dimerization subunit type 1 TsaB codes for MLLALDSSTRQVGLALLDPKRGILAEWFWRAGDHHTRALAPMVRLLLEQVGVGWEEVKALGVALGPGSFTGLRAGLALAKGLAYTRRLPLVGVSTLDVVAAGVPVEREARLAATLEAGRGRLAVNWYRPAQEGETPTAGGWVHERGPQVLTAAQLAHAIQGPTLVAGELQPEEQARLRRRWKKVRVLPPAWCVRRPGLLAELAWRRWQGGAGDDPATLAPIYLHTGTPIPA; via the coding sequence ATGTTGCTGGCGCTGGACAGTTCGACCCGTCAGGTGGGTTTGGCCTTGCTGGATCCCAAACGGGGGATCCTGGCCGAGTGGTTCTGGCGGGCCGGGGATCATCATACCCGGGCGCTGGCCCCCATGGTGCGGTTGCTGCTGGAGCAGGTGGGGGTGGGCTGGGAGGAGGTTAAAGCCCTGGGGGTGGCTCTGGGGCCGGGCTCCTTCACCGGGCTGCGGGCCGGTCTGGCGCTGGCCAAAGGGCTGGCTTACACCCGGCGCCTGCCCCTGGTCGGGGTATCCACGCTGGATGTGGTGGCCGCTGGGGTGCCTGTGGAGCGCGAGGCTCGGCTGGCAGCCACCTTAGAGGCCGGTCGGGGCCGGCTGGCGGTCAACTGGTACCGCCCGGCGCAAGAGGGTGAAACGCCGACCGCGGGCGGCTGGGTGCACGAGCGAGGCCCTCAGGTGCTCACCGCCGCGCAGTTGGCCCATGCCATTCAAGGGCCGACGCTGGTGGCCGGCGAGTTGCAGCCCGAGGAACAGGCGCGTCTGCGCCGCCGCTGGAAGAAGGTGCGGGTGTTGCCTCCGGCCTGGTGTGTGCGTCGGCCGGGCTTGCTGGCCGAGTTGGCCTGGCGGCGCTGGCAGGGGGGGGCAGGCGACGACCCGGCCACGCTGGCCCCGATTTACCTCCACACGGGCACGCCTATCCCCGCATGA
- the tsaE gene encoding tRNA (adenosine(37)-N6)-threonylcarbamoyltransferase complex ATPase subunit type 1 TsaE, whose amino-acid sequence MEGNLPSNCNATYPRAVLRRRRPARGIRYNPLVPILDPETLEFFSRSPEQTMRVGMRLGGQLQPGDVVALVGDLGAGKTALVRGLAAGWGSTDPVTSPTFVLLNIYRRPDGSRLHHLDAYRLTGPEEAWALDLDALLRAGPLVVEWADRIREALPWEGLWVTLEYLDEEQRLLRFHAQGERPQKLLMFLRRALYGG is encoded by the coding sequence ATGGAGGGAAACCTCCCCTCTAATTGTAATGCAACTTACCCGAGGGCTGTCCTCCGGCGTCGTCGCCCCGCGCGTGGCATACGGTATAATCCCCTTGTGCCAATCCTCGATCCGGAAACCCTGGAGTTTTTCAGCCGCTCGCCGGAGCAGACCATGCGGGTAGGCATGCGTCTGGGGGGGCAATTGCAACCCGGCGATGTGGTGGCGTTGGTGGGCGATTTGGGCGCGGGGAAGACCGCCCTGGTGCGCGGTCTGGCCGCGGGGTGGGGCTCCACCGACCCGGTGACCAGCCCGACCTTTGTGCTGCTCAACATCTACCGCCGGCCCGATGGGAGCCGCTTGCATCATCTCGATGCCTATCGCCTCACCGGCCCGGAAGAGGCCTGGGCTCTGGATTTGGACGCCTTGCTCCGCGCCGGCCCCCTGGTGGTGGAGTGGGCCGATCGCATTCGGGAGGCGTTGCCCTGGGAAGGGTTATGGGTCACGCTGGAGTATCTGGACGAGGAACAACGGCTGCTGCGCTTTCACGCCCAGGGTGAGCGCCCCCAAAAGTTGCTCATGTTCTTGCGTCGTGCGTTGTACGGAGGCTGA
- a CDS encoding uracil-DNA glycosylase, with the protein MNPEEILAQVAAEVAVCTKCELHYSRRKAVPGEGPANAEIMFIGEAPGFHENVQGRPFVGAAGQFLEELLSRNGLSREQVFITNVVKCRPPGNRDPRPEEVAACAGYLDRQIAAIRPKVIVTLGRYSMAKFLPHAKVSEVHGRPVRVRGLTIVPMYHPAAALHQPSLKPVVEQDFARLPEILAGVHEVPDYQPPDEEEKDQGQPKQLSLF; encoded by the coding sequence GTGAACCCTGAGGAGATTCTGGCCCAGGTGGCCGCTGAGGTGGCCGTCTGCACGAAGTGCGAGTTGCACTATTCGCGGCGCAAAGCCGTTCCCGGCGAAGGTCCGGCCAACGCCGAGATCATGTTCATCGGCGAAGCGCCGGGGTTCCACGAGAATGTGCAGGGCCGGCCCTTCGTGGGCGCAGCCGGTCAGTTCCTGGAGGAGTTGCTCAGCCGCAACGGCCTTTCCCGCGAGCAGGTGTTCATCACCAATGTGGTCAAGTGCCGTCCGCCGGGCAACCGGGACCCCAGGCCCGAAGAGGTGGCGGCCTGCGCGGGTTACCTGGATCGCCAGATCGCGGCCATTCGCCCCAAGGTCATCGTCACCTTAGGGCGCTATTCCATGGCCAAGTTTTTGCCCCACGCCAAGGTGAGCGAAGTGCACGGCCGGCCGGTGCGGGTGCGTGGCCTCACCATCGTCCCGATGTACCACCCGGCAGCGGCCCTGCACCAGCCCTCGCTCAAGCCCGTGGTCGAGCAGGACTTCGCCCGCCTGCCGGAGATCTTGGCCGGGGTGCACGAGGTGCCCGATTATCAGCCTCCCGACGAGGAGGAGAAGGACCAGGGGCAGCCCAAGCAGTTGAGCCTGTTCTGA
- a CDS encoding DNA alkylation repair protein yields the protein MAEVVAQLAALADPQAAQGMACYGITGHKVYGVRVPQLRRPARSIGRGLCSWPGWR from the coding sequence GTGGCGGAAGTAGTGGCCCAACTGGCGGCCTTGGCCGACCCACAGGCGGCTCAGGGGATGGCTTGTTACGGTATTACTGGCCACAAGGTGTATGGCGTCCGTGTGCCCCAACTGCGGCGCCCGGCGCGGAGCATCGGGCGGGGTTTGTGCTCATGGCCAGGTTGGCGGTGA
- the rimI gene encoding ribosomal protein S18-alanine N-acetyltransferase: METRRYRVRPMRPQDIPAVEAIDRLSFRLPWPPGAFARELNNGQSVLWVAETVGEEDAAEVVGMLVLWPVLDEAHIATVAVHPYHRRRGVGKMLLATAVEFARSRHFKTVTLEVRASNRRAQNLYRRFGFQIVGRRYGYYNDNHEDALIMTLEIQALPREVKREP, translated from the coding sequence ATGGAGACCCGCCGCTATCGCGTGCGCCCTATGCGTCCCCAGGACATCCCGGCCGTGGAAGCTATCGACCGGCTCTCGTTCCGTTTGCCGTGGCCGCCGGGCGCCTTCGCCCGCGAACTGAACAATGGGCAGAGTGTGCTTTGGGTGGCCGAGACCGTAGGTGAGGAAGACGCGGCCGAGGTGGTGGGGATGTTGGTGCTGTGGCCGGTCCTCGACGAAGCCCACATCGCCACCGTGGCCGTGCATCCTTACCATCGCAGGCGTGGGGTGGGTAAGATGCTGTTAGCCACGGCGGTGGAGTTTGCGCGTTCCCGGCACTTCAAGACGGTGACGCTGGAGGTCCGCGCCTCGAATCGACGCGCCCAGAACCTTTACCGTCGGTTTGGGTTTCAGATTGTGGGGCGGCGCTACGGCTATTACAACGACAACCACGAAGACGCGCTCATCATGACGCTGGAGATTCAGGCCCTACCCCGGGAGGTGAAGCGTGAACCCTGA